One window of Mesoplasma syrphidae genomic DNA carries:
- a CDS encoding PTS transporter subunit EIIC — MKKTQTNHIGFFKTKSQKLSAVFKKGKNSKVHEFLSKFAKAILTMIAVLPAAGLLITLGKIIGPLGLGQIEKTSAVFLKIGEIIETIGWIPFTHMGLLFAIAIGGSWSKNQAGGAFAGGLAYFVLLAVGSTIFITKTEIDSSGKQIALFMNYIMCGKWMPIDDFFINQSGVKALRFDALGGIIMGFIGASIFNKFYTFNKLPNSLAFFNGPRFVPFMVFIIVLPISCVLTVLWPAVQVGINQIGKQIATNNKLPFAMPFLYGLLERLLLPFGLHHMITIPMNYTSFGGNLDYLSADQFAETLKNSGFGNKVSAGQVAEFFRTYSGKVSDLSAEGQEKMYFTWITALGHVKGNWEQFAKIHQIDLSTQDMYNIVLDSFEPVRFKAGQMITSTGSLVGAGFGMLYAIPKSHRDRNKSIYVSGALACALTGVTEPIEFIFIFTAPFLYVIHAFLTGIAFGLVDFIPMRIHAFGGIETIIKYFGITGPTSLPSAGFRANLWFDGLWFSLTSIIFGGLYFVIFKYITKIFKPSVPGFESNSATNNAPSNQPKKVFKDENVIDKIIVLLGGVYNILEVDACMSRLRVIVKNPDRVASQEEFKNETGAVAIVQKNNSYQVIYGGKSDLYKHKILAKIDLERHSNELNTKS; from the coding sequence ATGAAGAAAACGCAAACAAATCACATTGGTTTTTTTAAGACCAAAAGTCAAAAACTAAGTGCAGTTTTTAAAAAAGGCAAAAACTCCAAAGTGCATGAGTTTTTGTCTAAATTTGCAAAAGCTATTTTAACAATGATTGCTGTTTTACCAGCTGCTGGTCTTTTAATTACTTTAGGAAAAATTATTGGACCTTTAGGTTTGGGGCAAATCGAAAAAACTTCGGCAGTTTTTTTAAAAATAGGTGAAATTATTGAAACTATTGGATGAATACCATTCACTCACATGGGCTTACTATTTGCGATTGCAATTGGTGGTTCTTGATCTAAAAATCAAGCTGGAGGAGCCTTTGCTGGTGGCCTTGCCTATTTTGTTTTATTAGCAGTCGGTTCAACTATCTTTATAACAAAAACAGAAATTGATTCATCTGGTAAGCAAATTGCCTTGTTTATGAACTATATTATGTGCGGTAAGTGAATGCCAATTGATGATTTCTTTATTAATCAATCTGGAGTTAAAGCATTACGTTTTGACGCTTTAGGTGGAATTATTATGGGTTTCATTGGTGCTTCAATCTTTAACAAATTTTATACTTTTAATAAACTACCAAACAGTCTGGCATTTTTTAATGGACCTAGATTTGTTCCATTTATGGTATTTATAATAGTATTACCAATTTCATGTGTCTTGACAGTTTTATGACCGGCAGTTCAAGTGGGAATTAATCAAATTGGTAAGCAAATTGCAACAAATAATAAACTACCTTTTGCAATGCCATTTTTATATGGCCTTTTAGAAAGATTATTACTACCATTTGGATTGCATCATATGATTACAATTCCAATGAATTATACTTCTTTTGGAGGAAACCTTGACTATTTATCAGCAGATCAATTTGCTGAGACTTTAAAAAATTCAGGCTTTGGTAATAAAGTATCAGCAGGGCAAGTTGCCGAATTTTTTAGAACATATTCAGGCAAGGTATCAGATTTATCAGCAGAAGGACAAGAAAAAATGTACTTTACATGAATAACTGCATTGGGACACGTCAAAGGAAACTGAGAACAGTTTGCCAAAATACATCAAATTGATTTAAGTACTCAAGATATGTACAACATTGTGCTTGACTCTTTTGAACCTGTTCGTTTTAAGGCGGGTCAAATGATTACTTCAACTGGAAGCTTGGTCGGAGCTGGTTTTGGAATGCTATATGCTATTCCAAAGTCACATCGTGATCGCAATAAATCGATTTATGTTTCAGGTGCATTGGCTTGTGCTTTAACAGGAGTAACTGAGCCAATTGAATTTATCTTTATATTCACAGCTCCTTTTTTATATGTAATACATGCTTTTTTAACAGGAATTGCATTTGGATTAGTTGATTTTATTCCAATGCGAATTCATGCTTTTGGGGGTATCGAAACAATTATTAAGTACTTTGGGATTACAGGACCTACATCACTGCCATCAGCTGGATTTAGAGCTAACTTATGATTTGATGGATTGTGATTTTCATTAACAAGTATTATTTTTGGTGGTCTATATTTTGTCATATTTAAATACATCACTAAAATATTTAAACCTTCAGTTCCTGGTTTTGAGTCAAATTCGGCAACAAATAATGCACCAAGCAATCAGCCAAAAAAAGTTTTTAAAGACGAAAATGTCATTGACAAGATTATTGTTTTATTGGGTGGGGTTTATAATATTTTGGAAGTCGATGCTTGCATGTCTAGATTAAGAGTTATTGTCAAGAATCCAGATAGGGTTGCTTCACAAGAAGAATTTAAAAACGAAACTGGAGCAGTCGCAATTGTTCAAAAGAACAATTCATATCAAGTTATTTATGGCGGAAAAAGTGATTTATACAAGCATAAAATTTTAGCAAAAATAGATTTGGAGAGGCACAGTAATGAGTTGAACACGAAATCTTAA
- a CDS encoding TIM-barrel domain-containing protein — translation MSWTRNLKPEMMNHSFPIKQRIFDHNYEYCVAKHVSDLWEKNQVLHIEVTLSNFQKATLEVSLLDIGVINIKYSSKKRPPTFNEYLNSKVQKVPLNYQIYDDKIKIYTPQSETLIVTKNPFKITLLDKKNQPKFQTNDRSGYEFLADHINPGLGFKIQEANYRQPFMSFWIENDEKLYGLGEKFRPLVKNGVESVIYNTDNSVVANHDLAYNGLPLLYSTKNWGVLLNTGNKTTFEIGSPTTDALSFLTDDEYLDLYFFTGDNIKEMIYQYTELTGKIKAIPDSAYGIWLNRLYFHNYNELAKEIANARQCSFPVDVITLDPKWLKNRFTKSCNFEYNTDAFGNFNLMFTKVKDKNLKMCFWINPYIQNDNSDNWKFLLKNNFLVKTTSNQFAHPWTGTETYQENNHLIDFTNPQAFQWYKEELKKLFKLGLRYLKPDYGDGLPEDALMYNGFTGKEFRQYYAYLYAKCCFEASEEYFGIGNTMILCRPGYIGTQKFPGKWSGDSISNFRELKNHLNAGLSLGLAGEIIWGTDIGGFKKTNDFTDDLFIRWIQIGMLTPFSRYHSIGKNEPWYFSNQVLDIAIKTAKLKKQLLPHYKIFEALAAKTGVPIMRPLVLENQNDAIAQKIDDQFYLGDTIMVAPILTANTTSRQVYFPKGIWRNFFDKSEFYFGERVYNIECPLTETLIFVKDGSIVVTLESGDYKFDDLNLQTLVIKKFGEIRDLVYKFKLNSEEQQIIFKNNNISVLTNLKFKII, via the coding sequence ATGAGTTGAACACGAAATCTTAAACCAGAAATGATGAACCATAGTTTTCCAATAAAACAAAGAATTTTTGATCACAATTATGAATATTGTGTCGCCAAACATGTATCAGATCTTTGAGAAAAAAATCAGGTATTGCACATTGAAGTGACATTATCGAATTTCCAAAAGGCGACTTTAGAGGTAAGTCTACTTGATATTGGAGTTATTAATATTAAATATAGTTCGAAAAAAAGACCGCCAACATTTAATGAGTATTTGAATAGCAAAGTTCAGAAAGTGCCATTGAACTATCAGATTTATGATGACAAAATTAAAATCTACACTCCACAAAGTGAAACTTTAATAGTGACCAAAAATCCCTTTAAAATTACTTTATTGGATAAAAAAAATCAACCCAAATTTCAAACAAATGATCGTAGTGGTTATGAGTTTTTAGCTGATCATATAAATCCTGGACTAGGGTTTAAGATTCAAGAAGCCAACTATCGTCAACCCTTTATGTCATTTTGAATAGAAAATGACGAAAAATTATACGGCCTTGGTGAAAAATTTCGTCCTTTAGTTAAAAACGGTGTAGAGAGTGTTATTTATAATACTGACAATTCAGTTGTGGCAAATCATGACTTAGCATATAATGGCTTGCCATTACTATACTCAACAAAAAATTGAGGTGTATTATTAAACACTGGTAACAAAACAACTTTCGAGATAGGTTCTCCAACAACTGATGCTTTATCTTTTTTAACAGATGATGAGTATTTAGATCTCTATTTTTTTACTGGTGATAATATTAAGGAAATGATTTATCAATATACTGAGTTAACGGGAAAAATTAAGGCAATTCCAGACAGTGCCTATGGAATCTGATTAAATCGTTTATACTTTCATAATTATAATGAATTGGCCAAAGAAATTGCAAATGCGCGCCAATGTAGTTTTCCGGTAGACGTTATTACTTTAGATCCTAAATGATTAAAAAATCGTTTTACTAAAAGTTGTAATTTCGAGTATAATACTGATGCTTTTGGAAATTTCAACTTAATGTTTACAAAAGTTAAAGATAAAAATTTAAAAATGTGTTTTTGAATTAATCCTTATATTCAAAACGATAACTCTGACAATTGAAAGTTTTTATTAAAAAATAATTTCCTAGTAAAAACAACTTCCAACCAGTTTGCTCATCCTTGAACAGGAACTGAAACATATCAAGAAAACAACCATTTAATTGATTTTACTAATCCGCAAGCCTTTCAATGATATAAAGAAGAACTAAAAAAATTGTTTAAATTAGGATTACGTTATCTTAAACCTGATTATGGAGATGGTTTGCCAGAAGATGCTTTAATGTATAATGGCTTTACAGGAAAAGAATTTCGGCAATATTACGCTTATTTATATGCTAAATGTTGTTTTGAGGCAAGTGAAGAATACTTTGGAATAGGTAACACAATGATATTATGTCGTCCGGGATATATTGGAACTCAAAAATTTCCTGGAAAATGATCTGGAGATAGCATTAGCAATTTTCGAGAACTTAAAAATCATTTAAATGCTGGCTTATCTTTAGGATTGGCAGGAGAAATAATTTGAGGAACTGATATTGGTGGCTTTAAAAAAACAAATGACTTTACAGATGACCTATTCATTCGTTGAATTCAAATTGGAATGTTAACTCCTTTTAGTCGTTATCATAGTATTGGAAAAAATGAACCATGATATTTTTCAAATCAGGTTTTAGATATTGCAATAAAAACTGCAAAATTAAAAAAACAACTGCTACCACATTATAAAATTTTTGAAGCCTTGGCAGCAAAAACTGGCGTACCAATTATGCGACCTTTGGTATTGGAAAATCAAAATGATGCAATTGCACAAAAAATTGATGACCAATTTTATTTGGGTGATACCATTATGGTTGCTCCAATTTTAACGGCCAATACAACTTCTCGTCAAGTATACTTCCCAAAAGGAATATGAAGAAATTTTTTTGATAAAAGCGAATTTTATTTTGGAGAGCGAGTTTACAATATTGAATGTCCTCTTACAGAAACTTTAATTTTTGTAAAAGACGGAAGTATAGTTGTAACTCTTGAAAGTGGGGATTATAAGTTTGATGATTTGAATTTGCAGACATTAGTAATTAAAAAGTTTGGCGAAATCAGAGATTTAGTTTATAAATTTAAATTAAATTCTGAAGAGCAACAAATAATTTTTAAAAATAATAATATTTCAGTATTGACTAATTTAAAATTTAAGATTATTTAA
- a CDS encoding formate/nitrite transporter family protein, giving the protein MPVIKNKLSIDAEIESLSKLDYSLLDKPMSIAQQGIVEGFAVSIDMLNQKLTKHLLLGIAAGIFVALAYIGCFYGAYQVPNASVRKIIFAAIFPAAIIFIVFIGGGFLTAYMFSTIPMLKKNLGIKPYLIGLGGIYLGNFLGQFIFMLLWFAAGAMNDQKLSQFIFEFALGKMDGTGAELISMMGKNIDKLSSSTLLKTFTYCFFSAVICNFLVQQSVPVSRSTKDKLALIILLSIIIFMFVISGLQHSVANLFLMIWLLMANWWEIEVVIINNLQTFENVKINSQLAWYFFGLNIIPAILGNFVGGISMGGLLYWINKEKVDLKLAQLRLQDLQKS; this is encoded by the coding sequence ATGCCAGTAATTAAAAATAAATTAAGCATAGATGCTGAAATTGAAAGTTTATCTAAGTTAGATTACTCTTTACTAGATAAACCAATGTCAATTGCTCAACAAGGTATTGTTGAGGGGTTTGCAGTATCTATTGATATGTTAAATCAAAAACTAACTAAACATCTACTTTTAGGAATTGCTGCTGGAATTTTCGTAGCATTAGCTTACATAGGTTGCTTTTATGGTGCTTATCAAGTACCGAATGCATCAGTTCGTAAGATAATCTTTGCGGCAATCTTTCCAGCAGCAATTATTTTTATTGTTTTTATTGGAGGTGGTTTTTTAACTGCTTACATGTTCTCAACTATTCCAATGTTAAAAAAGAATTTGGGAATAAAACCTTATCTTATTGGATTAGGGGGAATTTATTTGGGTAATTTTTTAGGTCAATTCATTTTTATGCTTTTATGATTTGCGGCTGGGGCAATGAATGATCAAAAACTCTCACAATTCATATTTGAATTCGCTTTAGGAAAAATGGATGGAACTGGAGCCGAATTAATTTCAATGATGGGTAAAAACATCGATAAGTTATCATCTTCAACATTATTGAAAACTTTTACATATTGCTTTTTTTCAGCTGTAATTTGTAACTTTTTAGTTCAACAAAGTGTTCCAGTTTCAAGATCAACTAAAGACAAACTTGCCTTAATTATTTTGCTAAGTATTATAATTTTTATGTTTGTGATTTCAGGATTACAGCATAGTGTCGCTAACTTATTTCTAATGATTTGATTGTTAATGGCTAATTGATGAGAAATTGAGGTTGTCATCATTAATAACTTGCAAACATTTGAGAACGTCAAAATAAACTCACAATTAGCATGATACTTTTTCGGATTAAATATTATTCCAGCGATTTTGGGAAACTTTGTAGGGGGAATTAGTATGGGAGGGTTGTTGTACTGAATTAACAAGGAAAAAGTTGATTTGAAATTAGCTCAATTGCGATTACAGGATCTTCAAAAAAGTTAA
- a CDS encoding lipoprotein, producing the protein MKKILTILGTISLTATSSASVVSYAPKLKNDNLLGFKSGVSKNSCSLNGEHLSTCSAKDVSKFTNNRTTYNSVGTTYIDEWVVNAHYDMWKNRGNGLYTYANIYKLLEGTIPGFKNETNSLMKQTITKTFMSQTLEYANKEISGIYIEVQINVFGNYVENIKFGIFDSWKRFPTDSIESTINGPWGETIYWNGNVNDTGRRSSVGIPKYQRYENDINKLKRDFPFFALPDATARYKSGMGDEMLIQWGNDIFSSTAIQNSPTFFKHEEFNVGGWNMIRLKIDYKISYTTDMIQLAVDYDILAVMPKNTRYGVEIKYGDYFIMFDNKGLNEINNNYDDLIKEVNSRQLPPAGGSKAISTANFNTGAHNPYIGIKFNHAMMHMIASSLCAVNLSIRDMFDNVFTMLFSQYIGASESERHLILDLAVGNIQSNYPGSGVQGFIDDYISRPELSGSNFGVYITSRRFETGNLYLIDPWNSL; encoded by the coding sequence ATGAAAAAAATACTTACAATACTTGGAACTATAAGTTTAACAGCAACGTCTTCTGCTTCAGTAGTTAGTTATGCTCCGAAGCTAAAAAATGATAATTTATTGGGTTTTAAAAGTGGTGTTTCAAAAAATTCATGTTCTTTGAATGGTGAACATTTAAGCACTTGTAGTGCAAAAGATGTTTCAAAATTTACTAATAATCGAACTACTTACAATTCTGTTGGAACAACTTATATTGATGAGTGGGTGGTTAACGCTCATTATGACATGTGAAAAAATCGAGGTAATGGATTATATACGTATGCCAATATTTATAAATTATTAGAGGGAACAATTCCTGGCTTCAAAAATGAAACAAATTCATTAATGAAACAAACTATTACTAAGACATTTATGTCTCAAACACTAGAATATGCAAACAAAGAAATTTCTGGAATTTACATTGAGGTTCAAATAAATGTATTTGGAAATTATGTAGAAAACATTAAGTTTGGAATCTTTGATTCGTGAAAAAGATTTCCTACAGATTCAATTGAATCAACAATTAATGGTCCATGAGGAGAAACAATCTATTGAAATGGAAATGTCAATGATACTGGGAGACGTTCTTCAGTGGGAATACCAAAATACCAAAGATATGAAAATGATATCAATAAACTAAAAAGAGATTTTCCGTTTTTTGCTTTACCTGATGCAACTGCTAGGTATAAATCAGGTATGGGAGATGAAATGTTAATACAATGAGGTAATGATATTTTTTCATCAACTGCAATCCAAAATAGTCCAACATTTTTTAAACATGAAGAATTTAATGTTGGTGGTTGAAACATGATCAGACTTAAAATAGATTACAAAATAAGCTATACAACAGATATGATACAGTTAGCTGTAGATTATGATATATTAGCAGTGATGCCAAAAAATACGAGATACGGTGTAGAAATAAAATATGGTGATTATTTTATTATGTTTGATAACAAAGGTCTCAATGAGATAAATAACAATTATGATGATTTGATTAAAGAGGTAAATAGCAGACAACTACCACCAGCTGGCGGAAGCAAAGCAATTTCAACTGCAAATTTTAACACAGGTGCACATAATCCGTATATAGGAATCAAATTTAATCATGCCATGATGCATATGATTGCTTCATCACTTTGTGCGGTAAATCTTTCAATAAGAGATATGTTTGATAATGTTTTCACAATGCTCTTTTCTCAGTACATTGGTGCATCTGAAAGTGAAAGACATTTAATTTTAGATTTGGCTGTGGGAAATATTCAATCAAATTATCCAGGTAGTGGTGTTCAGGGGTTTATTGATGACTATATTTCACGACCTGAATTATCGGGATCAAATTTTGGAGTTTACATAACTTCAAGAAGATTTGAAACAGGAAATCTTTACTTAATTGACCCATGAAATAGTCTATAA
- a CDS encoding L-lactate dehydrogenase: protein MKKTSNKVVLIGAGAVGTSFMYSAINQGIASDYVLIDAFPQAAQGNALDLADTMAVLPVPFTSIKAGDYSDCGDADVIVITAGRPQKEGETRLEMVAGNAVIMKSIAEEVKKSGFKGITVIASNPVDVLTLVYQEVTGFDQHKVIGSGTTLDSARLRRLLADKLNVGAESVDAFLAGEHGDSSVAVWSHASVMGQPISKYIADGTITQADLDQIREEAVHMAYKIIELKRATFYGIGVCLAKIVKAVLRNERTTLMVGAKLNGEYGNKDLFTGVPAIIGQNGWEAIIEWNLTENEQNLFNQSCATLSTTIAKAREAIK from the coding sequence ATGAAAAAGACATCAAATAAAGTTGTTTTAATTGGAGCTGGAGCTGTTGGAACATCATTTATGTATTCAGCAATCAACCAAGGAATTGCATCAGACTATGTATTAATCGATGCTTTCCCTCAAGCAGCCCAAGGAAATGCGCTTGACTTAGCTGATACAATGGCTGTTTTACCAGTGCCATTTACATCAATTAAAGCTGGAGATTACTCTGATTGTGGAGACGCAGATGTAATCGTTATAACTGCTGGACGTCCACAAAAAGAAGGGGAAACTAGATTAGAAATGGTTGCTGGAAATGCTGTAATCATGAAATCAATTGCCGAAGAAGTTAAAAAATCAGGATTTAAAGGAATTACGGTTATAGCTTCAAATCCAGTTGACGTTTTAACATTGGTATACCAAGAAGTTACAGGATTTGATCAACACAAAGTTATCGGATCAGGAACTACTTTAGATTCAGCTCGTTTAAGAAGATTATTAGCTGATAAATTGAATGTTGGAGCAGAATCAGTTGATGCTTTCTTAGCTGGAGAACATGGAGATTCATCAGTTGCTGTTTGATCACATGCCTCAGTTATGGGACAACCAATCAGCAAATATATAGCTGATGGAACAATTACTCAAGCCGATTTAGATCAAATTAGAGAAGAAGCTGTTCATATGGCTTACAAAATTATTGAATTAAAACGTGCTACATTTTACGGAATTGGAGTATGTTTAGCAAAAATTGTTAAAGCAGTTTTAAGAAATGAGCGTACAACTTTAATGGTTGGAGCCAAATTAAATGGTGAGTATGGAAATAAGGACTTATTTACTGGAGTTCCTGCAATAATAGGTCAAAATGGTTGAGAAGCAATTATTGAATGAAATTTAACAGAAAATGAACAAAACTTGTTTAACCAATCATGTGCTACATTATCAACAACAATTGCTAAAGCTAGAGAAGCAATTAAATAG
- the rpsU gene encoding 30S ribosomal protein S21 has product MASVIVHEGEPIEKALKRFQKVASVNKAEARKREYHLSKKEKRIYKQKQNRKFK; this is encoded by the coding sequence ATGGCAAGTGTTATCGTACACGAAGGAGAACCAATTGAAAAAGCGTTAAAACGTTTTCAAAAGGTAGCATCAGTTAATAAAGCTGAAGCAAGAAAACGTGAATACCACTTAAGTAAAAAAGAAAAACGAATTTACAAACAAAAGCAAAACCGTAAATTTAAATAA
- the ruvA gene encoding Holliday junction branch migration protein RuvA translates to MRNYIIGTVKIVQYNQVTIEVNSYGENFFILEKERPFLIINTEIKLYTATYKTEFEDLEFGFVNYEIYGLFKNLIKIKTVGYKTALQLLETYEVLDLLDIIQNGDLDKIMIIKGIGNFTAKLIIEILQKQYFNFKLTNKKEKLLVSLQKLGFKSKEIYQVLRKLDDSLTFEKMVEKAVLNIGQQ, encoded by the coding sequence ATGAGAAATTATATAATTGGCACAGTTAAGATAGTTCAATATAACCAGGTTACAATCGAAGTTAATTCTTATGGAGAAAACTTTTTCATTCTTGAAAAAGAAAGGCCATTTTTGATTATCAACACTGAAATTAAATTATATACTGCAACATATAAAACTGAGTTTGAGGATCTAGAATTTGGGTTTGTAAACTATGAAATTTATGGTTTATTTAAAAATCTTATCAAGATTAAAACTGTCGGCTATAAGACAGCTCTTCAGCTTTTAGAAACATATGAAGTATTAGATCTTTTGGATATTATCCAAAATGGAGATCTTGATAAAATTATGATAATTAAAGGCATCGGAAATTTTACGGCCAAGTTAATCATCGAAATTCTGCAGAAACAGTATTTTAATTTTAAATTAACTAATAAAAAGGAGAAGTTATTAGTTTCATTACAAAAATTAGGATTCAAATCTAAAGAAATATACCAAGTTTTGCGAAAATTAGATGATTCATTAACTTTTGAAAAAATGGTAGAAAAGGCTGTTTTAAATATTGGTCAACAATAA
- the ruvB gene encoding Holliday junction branch migration DNA helicase RuvB: MVNNNFRPNSWNEFLGQSQIISNLKIYVESARQQNKTLDHLLIHGSSGMGKTSLAFLISKVMKSKLHILNGPSIQKPSDLIAVLSALKPSDILFIDEVHAISKEILEILYPVLEDNKMNLVIGKDYNSKIINVSLPEFTIICATTEIYKLSYPLLNRFPIHFQIMDYSLSEMSQIIKNASNRIDLQLSTSSCEFIASYCRNTPRIAINLVNRIKDYIITKHVNCTNIVSLKTIFKQMGIYSQGLTNNDVEYLKILKEHKTLGIESLAQILDAPIATIIQNIEPVLIREQFVLRTLRGRMITDKGLKYLSEIFNKEAAN; the protein is encoded by the coding sequence TTGGTCAACAATAATTTTAGACCCAACTCTTGAAACGAGTTTTTGGGACAATCTCAAATTATATCAAATTTAAAAATATATGTTGAATCTGCGAGGCAACAAAATAAGACTCTGGATCATTTGTTGATACACGGTTCTAGTGGAATGGGAAAAACATCTCTGGCGTTCCTAATTTCAAAAGTTATGAAATCAAAATTACATATTTTAAATGGACCAAGTATTCAAAAGCCAAGTGATCTAATTGCTGTTTTAAGTGCTCTTAAACCAAGCGACATTTTGTTTATTGACGAAGTGCATGCGATATCTAAAGAAATCCTAGAAATTTTATACCCTGTTTTAGAAGATAATAAAATGAACCTTGTCATTGGAAAAGATTATAATTCTAAAATTATAAATGTATCGTTACCTGAATTTACAATTATTTGTGCAACAACTGAAATCTATAAATTATCATATCCATTGTTGAACCGGTTTCCTATTCACTTTCAAATTATGGATTATTCGTTATCAGAAATGTCTCAAATTATCAAAAATGCATCTAATCGCATCGACTTACAGTTAAGCACATCCAGCTGTGAATTTATTGCTAGTTATTGTCGAAATACTCCAAGAATCGCAATTAATTTAGTTAATCGAATAAAAGACTACATAATAACTAAGCATGTTAATTGTACAAATATTGTCAGTTTAAAAACTATTTTTAAACAAATGGGCATATACAGCCAAGGGTTAACCAACAATGATGTCGAATATTTGAAAATTCTGAAAGAGCATAAAACATTAGGAATTGAATCATTGGCTCAAATATTAGATGCGCCAATTGCGACAATTATTCAAAATATTGAGCCAGTACTAATAAGAGAGCAATTTGTTTTACGAACTTTAAGAGGACGTATGATTACAGACAAAGGTTTAAAGTACTTAAGTGAAATTTTTAATAAAGAAGCTGCTAATTAA
- the yqeH gene encoding ribosome biogenesis GTPase YqeH, with the protein MKKCIGCGICLQTTISNKPGFTNKLENDYCLRCFRIKNYNDLIDQELDQETFIANIKNIVHNDKDPIFYYILDIFDLEGTRMLEIENLIANKTVVIVINKIDLIPKSVKLSKIRKYVTKMFASSKLANAKIILTASDNQKLILPFLNIVLKSFQNQYFIGASNVGKSSLINALMKANNLVPKILESRYFNTTLELIDINLDSGVKIIDTPGIARNNSIAHIMNQKDWQYCYFKKELRQYTFQLNSEQAMFFSGLAWFTFISETKIRQNFHIYVNKEILLHRTKQNNAANYFTKNKELLITPTVIDEGQEYHFKFEKSDIGKEFDISISGLGWINFIVQSEQEITFIIPLKNQKTLISLREPII; encoded by the coding sequence ATGAAAAAATGTATTGGATGTGGAATTTGCTTACAAACAACAATATCAAATAAGCCAGGATTTACTAACAAACTCGAAAATGATTATTGCTTGAGATGCTTTAGAATTAAAAACTATAATGACCTAATTGATCAAGAACTTGATCAAGAAACTTTTATAGCTAATATCAAAAATATTGTTCATAATGATAAGGATCCAATTTTTTATTATATTTTGGATATCTTTGACTTAGAAGGCACTAGAATGTTGGAAATTGAAAATTTAATTGCCAACAAAACAGTAGTAATTGTGATTAATAAAATCGATTTAATTCCTAAATCAGTTAAGCTATCGAAAATAAGAAAGTATGTAACTAAAATGTTTGCAAGTTCAAAATTGGCAAATGCAAAAATTATTTTAACTGCTAGTGATAATCAAAAACTAATTTTGCCATTTTTGAATATTGTTCTGAAATCCTTTCAAAATCAGTACTTTATTGGAGCTTCAAATGTGGGGAAATCTTCATTAATTAATGCTTTAATGAAAGCTAACAATTTAGTTCCCAAAATTTTGGAATCTAGGTACTTCAATACTACATTAGAATTAATTGATATTAATCTAGATTCAGGCGTAAAAATTATTGATACTCCTGGAATTGCTCGCAATAATTCAATTGCTCATATCATGAATCAAAAAGATTGACAATATTGCTATTTTAAAAAAGAGCTTCGTCAGTATACCTTTCAATTAAATTCTGAGCAGGCCATGTTTTTTTCAGGTTTAGCATGATTTACTTTTATAAGCGAAACTAAAATTAGGCAAAATTTCCATATCTATGTTAATAAAGAAATTTTGTTGCACAGAACAAAGCAAAACAATGCTGCAAATTATTTTACAAAGAATAAGGAATTGTTAATTACACCAACTGTTATTGACGAGGGCCAGGAATACCATTTTAAATTTGAAAAAAGTGACATCGGAAAAGAGTTTGATATATCAATTTCAGGATTGGGTTGAATTAACTTTATTGTTCAATCTGAGCAAGAAATCACTTTTATTATTCCTTTAAAGAATCAAAAAACTTTAATATCTTTGAGAGAACCTATTATTTAA